The DNA segment ACATTTACCGCCCTATTAATTCAGCCTTCCATCTTTAGAATGTCGTGGGCGCCGATCCGGCGGAATAGCACCTTTCCCTCAGCAAGCTGAAAAGTGAAGCGGTAGTTCATGGTCACGGAACCTTCCCATCGGTCTGCGGTCCCGATGAGTCTTTTAACCCGTAGGGAAGGGTGGCGGGGATTGTCGAGAAAAAGAGGGAGTTTTATCTCGAAAATGTCCCGAATCTCTTTCGACAGGGCTTGGTAGTCCTTCCGGAACCGGCTGCTGAATTCATAACCGGCTATTTTTTCAACCATTCGATACCTTCTTCAGCCGTCTGGAACGCTGGAGACACCTCGCCCCTTTCGACCTCGCCATCCACCTCTTTTTCCGCCTGCTGCCATTCCTTCGTCCAGTACCATCCCTGAGAAGGATCAATCAGCTTCCTCGGCTTCAAGGCAATATGATTTTCTTCCAGCAGCGCCTCGATGTAATCACCCGCTTCCAAGCCAAGGATTTCCATGAATTTCCTGGGGATGCGAATCTGTCCTTGCGGACTGATCTTCATAACCGTTGCCATATAACCTCCATAATTAAACATTTAAACATTGTTACAGAATCTAATATAAATCTTTTGATTTTGTCAAGAAAAAAATAACAAAATGGGTTTTCCCCCTTGACCCCTGAAGGGAGTTTCTGTATAGTGGGTGAAAAGGGGGCGGTCTTATGAATAATATATTACAAGTAAATGATTCGTTTGAGGAAATTGGGACGAGAACCATTGATGAACGGAACCGCCTGACCGTCGGCGAAATCCTCAAAGGCTCCAAAAGGATCCGTCTCTATCGGAACGACAGAGGCGAAGTGCTGCTGCAGCCGATTGCCGAGATCCCGGCTTCGGAACTCTGGCTTTTCCAAAACCCGGAGGCAATCAACGACGTCCGGGAGGGTTTGCGGGAGGTCTCGCAGGGGAAGGTCTCCCGATT comes from the Deltaproteobacteria bacterium genome and includes:
- a CDS encoding AbrB/MazE/SpoVT family DNA-binding domain-containing protein; amino-acid sequence: MATVMKISPQGQIRIPRKFMEILGLEAGDYIEALLEENHIALKPRKLIDPSQGWYWTKEWQQAEKEVDGEVERGEVSPAFQTAEEGIEWLKK